One Candidatus Aenigmatarchaeota archaeon DNA segment encodes these proteins:
- a CDS encoding adenosylhomocysteinase yields KKYRKIRPYMEEYTLDNGKRIFVLGEGRLVNLAAAEGHPSSIMAMSFCNQVFACEYLLENKGKLQPKVYKLPEEKDEEIARLQLEAMGIKIDALTDEQRRYISTWKEGT; encoded by the coding sequence CAAAAAATATAGAAAAATAAGGCCATACATGGAAGAATATACTCTGGATAATGGGAAGAGAATTTTTGTATTGGGTGAGGGGAGATTGGTGAACCTTGCTGCCGCTGAAGGGCACCCTTCATCAATAATGGCCATGTCCTTTTGCAACCAAGTGTTTGCATGTGAATATCTGCTAGAAAATAAGGGAAAACTACAGCCAAAAGTCTATAAACTTCCAGAGGAAAAAGATGAGGAAATAGCAAGATTGCAATTGGAGGCCATGGGAATAAAAATAGATGCACTGACAGATGAGCAGAGGAGATACATCTCCACATGGAAAGAAGGAACATAA